A window from Salvelinus sp. IW2-2015 unplaced genomic scaffold, ASM291031v2 Un_scaffold4017, whole genome shotgun sequence encodes these proteins:
- the LOC112076772 gene encoding zinc finger protein 180-like yields the protein MNNLFLAYNHRCYYCEHEKTRQLSYNLTGVNCCTTSWICSGHHLLPQINSGFLLLWAFNRLSDFVVHTGERRDHRGSSGEPKQHHDADEAEKSLSTSELLKKHQQRPTGKKSHCCSDCGKRFKSSSELKIHQRVHTGEKPYSCDQCGKSFTQSSSLKSHHRTQTGDKPFGCGQCGRSFTHLSSLIVHQRGHTGEKSYSCDQCGKSFTTSSYLTIHQRTHTGEKPYGCDQCGKSFIRLQTLKSHQRTHTGEKPFGCDQCGGSFTHLSSLIVHQRTHTGEKPFGCDQCGGSFTHLSSLIVHQRTHTGEKSYGCDHCGKSFIRLQSLKSHQRTHTGEKPYACDQCGKRYSDKRSLTKHQKIHEGVVS from the coding sequence atgaataacttatttctagCCTACAATCATCGATGTTACTACTGTGAACACGAGAAAACAAGACAATTGTCATATAATTTAACAGgcgtcaattgttgtacaacttcATGGATATGCTCTGGGCATCACCTTTTACCTCAAAtaaacagtggatttctgctgttgtgggcctttaaccgtctgtctgactttgtcgttcacacaggagagagacgggaccatcgtggatcctctggggagcctaaacaacatcatgatgctgacgaggcagagaagagtctctccacatcagaactcctcaagaaacaccagcagagacccacagggaagaaatctcattgctgctctgactgtgggaaacgTTTCAAATCTTCATCAGAACTTAAAATACACCAGcgagtacacacaggagagaagccttatagctgtgatcaatgtgggaagagttttactcagtcaagcTCCCTGAAATCACACCATAGAACACAAACTGGAGATAAACCTTTtggctgtggtcaatgtgggaggAGTTTTACTCATCTAAGCAGCCTGATAGTACACCAGcggggacacacaggagagaaatcttatagctgtgatcaatgtgggaagagttttactacatctagctatctaactatacaccagagaacacacacaggagagaaaccttatggctgtgatcaatgtggaaagagttttattcGGCTACAAACCCtgaaatcacaccagagaacacacactggagagaaaccttttggctgtgatcaatgtgggggGAGTTTTACTCATCTAAGCAGCCTGAtagtacaccagagaacacacacaggagagaaaccttttggctgtgatcaatgtgggggGAGTTTTACTCATCTAAGCAGCCTGAtagtacaccagagaacacacacaggagagaaatcttatggcTGTGATcattgtgggaagagttttattcGACTACAATCCCtgaaatcacaccagagaacacacacaggagagaaaccttatgcctgtgatcaatgtgggaagagatactctgataaaagatctctgactaaacatcagaaaatacatgaaggagttgtttcatga